From a region of the uncultured Draconibacterium sp. genome:
- a CDS encoding DUF4965 domain-containing protein — MLKSTINKILTVFTIAALLGACSSQSEVTQNEEAGAEFRAPAYPLITIDPYTSAWSMSDNLFDTPVKHWTGRNHSLIGAIRVDGKTYRFLGKEEIPLEPVVANAKFEAWDGKYVTKKPASGWEKPEFNATSWKSGKAAFGTPNMSETATPWETEHIWVRRQFTMPEVSDESDLFLVYSHDDDFELYLNGKEIVNTGNRAKSNVVLKLDRNLLNIGGENTIAAHCWDRGGLAYVDFGIFKESEIKPVFAQTAVQNSVKITATQTKYDFTCGPVDLRVEFVSPLLMDDLDLLSRPVNYINYEAVSTDGKSHYVEVYFEATPEWAVNELNQEVEVTSGKTGNVSFLKTGTTEQPVLAKKGDNIRIDWGYFYLASPEAENKTLAIGDFASMKMAFIESGKVNVGLEKTTAVLSKSMPALACSDAIGEVSAKPAKGYVMLAYDDIESIQYFGDNLKAWWTKDGKVSFDAALTSAANDYQNIMERCDAADKAIHEEALAAGGENYARLCLLAYRQSIAAHKLVKDTEGNILFLSKENFSNGSIGTVDVTYPSAPLFLKYNPELLKGMLNPIFYYSESGKWTKPFAAHDVGTYPLANGQTYGGDMPVEECGNMLILTAAIADVEGNADYANEHWEVLTVWANYLMENGLDPENQLCTDDFAGHFAHNVNLSAKAIMGIASYGKLAEMLGKTDVAEKYTSEAKSMAQEWMKMADDGDHYRLTFDKPGTWSQKYNIVWDKLLGLGIFPSEVAQTEIAYYLTKQNTYGLPLDNRRTYTKSDWIVWTATLADDTETFQKFIDPVYEFVTKTPDRVPMTDWYETPTATQVGFQARSVVGGYFIKMLEK, encoded by the coding sequence CTGGACAGGTCGGAACCATTCATTGATCGGCGCCATTCGTGTCGATGGTAAAACGTATCGTTTTTTGGGAAAAGAAGAAATTCCCTTGGAACCGGTTGTGGCAAATGCCAAGTTTGAAGCCTGGGACGGAAAATACGTAACAAAAAAACCTGCTTCTGGCTGGGAAAAACCAGAATTTAACGCTACCTCGTGGAAAAGCGGAAAGGCAGCTTTTGGTACACCAAATATGAGTGAAACAGCAACTCCTTGGGAAACCGAGCATATTTGGGTACGTCGCCAATTTACCATGCCCGAAGTTAGCGATGAAAGCGATTTGTTCCTGGTTTATTCGCACGACGATGATTTTGAATTATACCTGAATGGAAAAGAAATTGTAAATACCGGCAACCGTGCAAAAAGCAACGTGGTGCTTAAGCTCGACAGAAACCTGTTAAACATTGGCGGAGAAAATACTATCGCTGCTCATTGTTGGGATCGTGGTGGTTTGGCTTATGTTGATTTCGGCATTTTTAAAGAGAGCGAAATAAAACCTGTTTTTGCTCAAACAGCTGTTCAAAATAGCGTAAAAATTACCGCCACACAAACCAAATACGATTTTACTTGTGGTCCGGTAGATTTGCGTGTAGAGTTTGTTTCACCTTTGTTGATGGACGACCTGGACCTGCTTTCCCGTCCGGTAAACTATATCAATTACGAAGCGGTTTCAACCGATGGTAAATCACACTACGTGGAAGTTTATTTCGAGGCTACTCCCGAGTGGGCGGTAAACGAATTAAACCAGGAAGTAGAAGTTACAAGCGGAAAAACGGGCAACGTTAGTTTCTTAAAAACAGGAACTACTGAACAACCTGTTCTGGCAAAGAAGGGTGATAATATCCGCATCGACTGGGGATATTTCTATCTGGCATCGCCTGAAGCTGAAAATAAAACACTGGCAATCGGTGATTTTGCCAGTATGAAAATGGCGTTTATCGAAAGCGGAAAAGTGAATGTGGGACTGGAAAAAACAACTGCTGTATTATCGAAATCAATGCCGGCACTGGCTTGTTCCGATGCCATTGGCGAAGTTTCAGCAAAGCCTGCAAAAGGCTATGTAATGCTGGCATACGACGATATTGAGTCGATCCAGTATTTTGGCGATAACCTGAAAGCCTGGTGGACAAAAGATGGTAAGGTAAGTTTTGATGCGGCTCTAACTTCAGCGGCAAACGATTACCAAAATATTATGGAGCGTTGCGATGCTGCTGATAAAGCTATTCACGAGGAAGCGCTTGCCGCAGGTGGCGAAAACTATGCACGTTTATGTTTGCTGGCTTATCGTCAGTCGATTGCCGCACACAAACTGGTAAAAGACACTGAAGGAAACATTCTTTTCCTTTCAAAAGAAAACTTTAGCAACGGTTCAATCGGTACGGTTGACGTAACTTACCCATCAGCGCCATTATTCCTGAAATACAATCCGGAATTATTAAAAGGAATGTTGAACCCGATTTTTTACTATTCAGAAAGTGGAAAGTGGACCAAGCCTTTTGCGGCTCATGATGTGGGTACTTATCCATTAGCCAATGGACAAACATACGGCGGCGATATGCCGGTTGAAGAATGTGGGAATATGCTGATCCTGACAGCGGCTATTGCCGATGTTGAAGGAAATGCCGATTATGCAAATGAGCACTGGGAGGTGCTTACTGTGTGGGCCAATTACCTGATGGAAAACGGACTTGATCCGGAGAATCAATTGTGTACCGACGATTTTGCCGGTCACTTTGCACACAATGTAAACCTTTCGGCAAAAGCAATTATGGGAATTGCCAGTTATGGAAAACTGGCAGAAATGTTGGGTAAAACAGATGTGGCCGAAAAATATACTTCTGAAGCAAAAAGTATGGCGCAGGAATGGATGAAGATGGCCGATGATGGCGATCACTATCGTTTAACTTTTGATAAACCGGGAACCTGGAGCCAGAAATACAACATTGTTTGGGACAAACTGCTTGGTCTTGGAATTTTCCCGTCGGAAGTGGCACAAACCGAAATTGCCTATTACCTCACGAAACAAAACACATACGGTTTGCCGTTAGACAACCGCAGAACGTATACAAAATCGGATTGGATTGTATGGACAGCTACTTTAGCTGACGATACCGAAACTTTCCAGAAATTTATCGATCCGGTTTACGAATTCGTTACCAAAACACCCGACCGTGTTCCAATGACCGACTGGTACGAAACACCAACCGCAACTCAGGTTGGATTCCAGGCGCGCTCTGTTGTTGGCGGATATTTTATTAAAATGCTGGAAAAATAA
- a CDS encoding glycoside hydrolase family 125 protein has translation MNTRRDFLKASALTVAGIGIAGGSSVLAASGRKNYVTNRPAAGERNFVSKAVEETIAAAKAKIKDPKLAWMFENCFPNTLDTTVEHGTLNGKPDTFVITGDIHAMWLRDSTAQVWPYMPLANQDDELKTLLAGVVHRQTKCVLLDRYANAFNKTKEEEVHWMSDMTDMKPGLHERKWEIDSLCYTVRLAYNYWKTTGDKSVFDADWQKAAALIVKTFKEQQRKDGLGPYKFQRETPQQLDTVANHGYGRPLKPVGLINSTFRPSDDATTYGFLIPSNIFAVVSLNQMAEISNEVTGDKAFAKECLALSKEVDAAVKEYAIVEHKKYGKVYAFEVDGFGNHTFMDDANVPSLLALPYLGLLEKEDKIYQNTRQLVWSEDNPYFFKGKAAEGIGGPHVGYDMVWPMSIIMRAMTSSDDKEISWCIKTLRDTDADTGFMHETFHKDDPANFTRSWFAWANTLFGELVLKLINEGKENLLA, from the coding sequence ATGAATACAAGAAGAGATTTTTTAAAAGCAAGTGCATTAACAGTTGCCGGAATCGGAATTGCCGGAGGCTCATCGGTTTTGGCGGCTTCCGGTAGAAAAAACTACGTAACGAATCGTCCGGCAGCAGGTGAGCGTAATTTTGTGTCGAAGGCAGTGGAAGAAACAATTGCAGCAGCAAAAGCAAAAATTAAAGATCCGAAACTGGCGTGGATGTTCGAAAACTGTTTCCCGAATACTCTGGATACAACAGTAGAGCACGGAACACTGAACGGTAAACCCGATACGTTTGTAATTACAGGTGATATTCATGCCATGTGGTTGCGCGATTCAACTGCACAGGTTTGGCCGTATATGCCACTGGCCAATCAGGATGACGAATTAAAAACGTTGCTTGCCGGCGTTGTTCATCGTCAAACAAAATGTGTTTTGCTCGATCGTTATGCCAACGCTTTCAACAAAACAAAGGAAGAAGAAGTGCACTGGATGAGCGATATGACGGATATGAAACCCGGTTTGCACGAACGCAAATGGGAAATTGATTCGTTGTGTTACACCGTTCGTCTGGCCTACAACTACTGGAAAACTACCGGTGATAAAAGTGTTTTTGATGCTGACTGGCAAAAAGCGGCAGCTCTGATTGTAAAAACATTTAAAGAACAGCAACGCAAAGATGGCCTTGGGCCTTATAAGTTTCAGCGCGAAACTCCTCAGCAATTAGATACCGTTGCCAATCATGGTTATGGTCGTCCACTAAAACCTGTTGGTCTGATCAACTCAACGTTCCGTCCTTCGGATGATGCCACAACCTATGGCTTTTTAATTCCTTCAAACATTTTTGCGGTTGTATCATTGAACCAAATGGCTGAAATCAGCAATGAAGTGACAGGTGATAAGGCCTTTGCAAAAGAATGTTTGGCTTTATCAAAAGAAGTAGATGCGGCAGTTAAGGAATATGCAATTGTAGAGCATAAAAAATACGGAAAAGTGTATGCCTTTGAGGTAGATGGTTTTGGTAACCATACTTTTATGGACGATGCCAATGTACCAAGTTTGCTGGCTTTGCCTTACCTGGGATTGCTTGAAAAGGAAGATAAAATTTACCAAAATACCCGCCAACTGGTTTGGAGCGAAGACAACCCTTATTTCTTCAAAGGAAAAGCTGCGGAAGGAATTGGCGGCCCTCACGTAGGTTACGATATGGTTTGGCCAATGAGTATTATTATGCGTGCCATGACCAGTTCTGATGATAAAGAAATCAGCTGGTGTATTAAAACATTGCGCGATACCGATGCCGACACCGGTTTTATGCACGAAACTTTCCACAAAGATGATCCTGCAAACTTTACCCGTTCGTGGTTTGCCTGGGCAAATACTTTGTTTGGCGAGTTGGTTTTAAAATTAATTAACGAGGGTAAAGAAAACCTGTTGGCATAA
- a CDS encoding RNA polymerase sigma-70 factor — translation MSSIESNISINLLLFRSGDEQVFKLIFENNYERIVGFCMQFIPDREEAKNIAQQAFVKLWTNREEVNTLNGIRAFLYTAAKTECLNFLRHEKYIQNYQKNTLENREKILNQEILESFKFDKLEYQELEEMIQNALEKLPEKCRQVFVKSRFEYKKNREIAEELGIAQKSVESNITRALKILRKELKDILPLVLWMF, via the coding sequence ATGAGTTCTATTGAATCAAATATTTCGATTAACCTCTTACTGTTCAGAAGTGGCGATGAACAAGTTTTTAAGCTTATTTTTGAAAACAATTACGAAAGAATTGTAGGTTTTTGCATGCAGTTTATTCCCGATCGCGAAGAGGCAAAAAATATTGCTCAGCAAGCTTTTGTAAAACTATGGACCAATAGAGAAGAGGTTAATACTTTAAATGGAATCAGAGCTTTTCTGTATACCGCCGCAAAAACAGAGTGCCTGAACTTCTTACGTCACGAAAAGTATATACAGAACTACCAAAAAAATACACTTGAGAACCGGGAAAAGATTTTGAATCAGGAAATTCTGGAATCTTTTAAATTCGACAAACTTGAATACCAGGAACTCGAAGAAATGATTCAAAATGCGCTTGAGAAACTACCTGAAAAATGCCGGCAGGTTTTCGTGAAAAGTCGATTCGAGTACAAAAAAAACCGTGAGATTGCTGAAGAATTAGGAATAGCGCAAAAATCCGTTGAGTCGAACATTACCCGTGCTCTCAAAATTCTTCGGAAGGAACTAAAAGATATCCTTCCTCTGGTTTTGTGGATGTTTTAA
- a CDS encoding FecR domain-containing protein — protein sequence MDNSIIQKYLRGEASKKEKEQLFNWLDESVSNKEEFIEIKKIWALTSREKNIEAKTWNDIKPSEFTQAKTKTLQHWLARAAIFLLLVSCGAVAGHIISKKSETPIYSQMYTVISPAGQMTNIELPDGTLVMLNSGTKIQYSNEFAKGDRQVYLEGEAFFDVQKDVDHPFTVTSDFLGIRVYGTSFNIQAYPEDKEFTATLVEGSIGLLDQNGNELEKLVPGEKAYFEDSESTLQIMKVDTNMYTSWKEGLVTFRDEKMKDIAKQIERWYNVEIIIQKEGLGDERYFGSILKNKPIDQILEVFKLTISLDYEIIPRADKPTLIYWK from the coding sequence ATGGACAACAGTATCATACAGAAATACCTTAGGGGAGAAGCTAGTAAAAAAGAGAAGGAACAACTATTTAACTGGTTGGATGAGAGTGTTTCTAATAAGGAAGAGTTTATCGAAATAAAAAAAATATGGGCTTTAACTTCGCGTGAAAAGAATATCGAAGCTAAAACCTGGAATGATATTAAACCATCAGAATTTACACAGGCAAAAACAAAAACACTACAACACTGGTTGGCACGAGCGGCTATTTTCCTGCTACTGGTTAGTTGTGGCGCTGTTGCTGGTCATATTATTTCAAAAAAATCTGAAACCCCGATCTATTCACAGATGTACACTGTTATTTCTCCGGCAGGGCAAATGACCAATATTGAATTACCCGACGGTACATTGGTGATGCTCAACTCAGGAACAAAAATTCAGTATTCAAATGAATTTGCAAAAGGAGATCGTCAGGTTTATCTTGAAGGTGAAGCATTTTTTGATGTCCAAAAGGATGTTGATCACCCATTTACGGTGACATCAGATTTTCTCGGAATACGCGTGTATGGTACTTCCTTTAATATTCAGGCTTACCCCGAGGATAAGGAATTTACCGCAACATTGGTTGAAGGAAGTATCGGACTTCTTGATCAGAATGGCAATGAACTGGAGAAACTGGTGCCGGGAGAAAAGGCGTACTTTGAAGACAGCGAATCGACGCTTCAAATTATGAAAGTGGATACCAATATGTACACTTCGTGGAAAGAAGGCCTGGTAACCTTTAGAGATGAAAAAATGAAAGACATTGCCAAACAAATTGAGCGTTGGTATAATGTTGAAATTATCATTCAGAAAGAAGGACTTGGAGATGAACGCTACTTTGGTTCCATCCTAAAAAACAAACCAATCGATCAAATTCTGGAAGTGTTTAAGTTAACCATTTCACTTGATTATGAAATTATCCCCAGGGCGGATAAACCAACTCTCATTTACTGGAAATGA
- a CDS encoding TonB-dependent receptor codes for MIMKLTTFLILLLTLNVFGESYAQSTKISMAMEKATVKEVIEQIENETEFYFMLKYDDHLMNRQIDVNFNDANIHDVLAQLFEKDQYNYQIIDRYIAVTPVNENNIDAVDQATVNGIVTDEDGEVLPGVTVIFKGTTVGTVTDFNGYYELPVTDGKVLVFSFIGMKTQEISLEGQSKIDVTLEVDAIGIEEVVAIGYGVVKKSDLTGSVSSLNRDDMNTSGVSSVDEMIQGRTPGVQVVQSSAEPGGGMSIRIRGAGSINASSSPLYVIDGLPIDNGQIISGSGADIPGSRAPRNPLSSINPADIESIEILKDASATAIYGARGANGVIIVTTKSGKEGTFNVNYNGYVGTQSAANTVGLLSAEEYMTVLNDILDEGGGNPEERITGIQGEGTDWQDEVMRSALIQSHNLSFSGNNGKTSFYSSLNYFNQEGIVVNSAFKRYDARLNLQHKVNKFTLGVNFTTSYTQDEYLAFGYAINEEAGALYAALNFDPTLQVYNEDGTYQISPYITTDNPMALATGKDGFGNTYRTLGSFYGQYEILPGWTAKLNGGFDVQTSRRDSYVDRTTKNGAGAGGIGTIINGIKTNYLFEGTSTYMKDFDENNSMTLMGGVTYQAFNTDRSTMSARNFPNDITKTWDMDAGDPTLFQEYSNKSTYKLLSYIARANYNYKDKYLFTATFRADGSSRFGENNKFSYFPSLAGAWKMHEEDFIKELNTFSLLKLRGSWGITGNQGIGNYQSLTTFATGPTAILNGQKTTTLDPSRIGNPELKWETTEQINFGVDMGFFDNRIYTTFDFYSKETSDMLLALPVPSSTGFNNVLQNIGSIRNRGFEFMLETRNLVGEFKWNTNFNFSTIKNEVLDLGPIPEIIHAGAGWTNGIALIREGEPLNSFYGYEVEGVWQLDDDFSITTDPVEPGDTKYKDQLTVDTDGDGVPDATDGKINDNDRVILGNSFPTFTWGLSNNLSYKGFALNFFFEGVHGIEMLNNNLVDSYFPVNFRRNKLAEPYMNRWTADNPTNEYPSFVNPNGQGNKAVNTTTVEDASYIRLKTVKLSYNFKLNNKVLKTANVYVTGQNLFTISDYSGFDPSTNSNGNPSLKIDYNSYPVARTYMIGCEIGF; via the coding sequence ATGATTATGAAACTAACGACTTTTCTAATCCTGTTATTAACCTTAAATGTGTTTGGCGAATCGTACGCACAATCCACAAAAATATCGATGGCAATGGAAAAAGCCACGGTAAAAGAGGTTATTGAGCAAATCGAAAACGAAACGGAATTCTACTTCATGTTGAAGTATGATGATCACCTAATGAACAGACAAATTGATGTTAACTTTAATGATGCCAACATTCACGATGTTCTTGCGCAGCTTTTTGAAAAAGACCAATACAATTATCAGATTATTGACCGCTACATTGCAGTAACTCCGGTTAACGAGAATAATATTGATGCAGTTGATCAGGCAACAGTAAATGGTATTGTAACTGACGAAGATGGGGAAGTTTTGCCTGGTGTGACCGTAATATTTAAAGGTACAACTGTCGGAACTGTAACTGATTTTAATGGCTACTACGAATTGCCGGTAACAGACGGAAAAGTTCTTGTATTTTCATTTATAGGAATGAAAACACAGGAAATAAGCCTGGAAGGACAGTCGAAAATTGACGTAACGCTTGAGGTAGATGCCATTGGAATTGAAGAAGTAGTAGCAATTGGTTACGGAGTTGTTAAAAAGAGCGACTTAACCGGTTCGGTTTCATCTTTGAACAGAGATGATATGAATACCAGCGGTGTTTCATCGGTAGATGAAATGATACAAGGTAGAACACCTGGTGTGCAGGTTGTTCAATCAAGTGCAGAACCAGGTGGCGGAATGTCGATCAGAATTAGGGGAGCCGGTTCAATCAATGCCAGCTCTAGTCCGCTTTATGTAATTGATGGTTTACCAATTGACAACGGCCAGATTATTTCAGGTTCAGGAGCCGATATTCCAGGGTCAAGAGCACCAAGAAATCCTTTAAGCTCTATAAATCCGGCAGATATTGAATCCATCGAAATTCTAAAAGATGCATCGGCAACTGCAATTTATGGTGCCCGCGGTGCAAACGGAGTAATTATTGTAACCACAAAAAGTGGAAAAGAAGGCACTTTCAATGTCAATTACAATGGCTACGTAGGTACACAATCTGCTGCCAATACTGTAGGTCTACTTTCTGCCGAGGAGTATATGACTGTCTTAAATGATATTTTAGATGAAGGTGGTGGTAACCCCGAAGAACGTATTACTGGCATACAAGGGGAAGGAACAGATTGGCAGGATGAGGTAATGCGCAGTGCTTTGATTCAAAGCCATAACCTTTCTTTTTCAGGAAATAATGGAAAAACAAGTTTCTACTCCTCTCTTAATTATTTTAATCAGGAAGGTATTGTTGTAAACTCTGCATTTAAACGTTACGATGCACGTTTAAACCTACAGCACAAAGTAAACAAATTTACATTAGGAGTGAATTTTACTACATCGTATACTCAGGATGAATATTTGGCCTTTGGATATGCAATTAATGAAGAAGCTGGTGCGTTATACGCCGCTTTAAACTTCGATCCTACACTTCAGGTGTATAATGAAGATGGTACATATCAAATATCTCCATACATAACCACCGACAACCCAATGGCTCTTGCAACAGGAAAGGATGGTTTTGGAAATACCTACCGAACATTAGGTAGTTTTTACGGTCAATACGAAATTCTTCCCGGCTGGACTGCCAAACTTAACGGTGGTTTTGATGTGCAAACAAGTCGTAGGGATTCTTATGTTGACCGAACTACAAAAAATGGAGCCGGTGCCGGAGGAATTGGAACAATTATCAACGGGATTAAAACCAATTACTTGTTTGAAGGTACATCAACTTATATGAAAGATTTTGATGAAAACAACAGCATGACTTTGATGGGCGGGGTAACATACCAGGCCTTTAATACCGATCGCTCAACAATGAGTGCCAGAAATTTTCCAAACGATATTACAAAAACCTGGGATATGGATGCCGGGGATCCAACTTTGTTTCAGGAATACAGTAATAAATCGACCTATAAACTGTTATCGTATATTGCGCGGGCAAATTACAATTATAAAGATAAATACCTGTTTACAGCCACATTTAGAGCTGATGGTTCATCGCGTTTTGGTGAAAACAATAAATTCAGTTACTTCCCATCATTAGCTGGTGCATGGAAAATGCACGAGGAGGATTTTATTAAAGAGCTGAATACTTTTAGCCTTTTAAAACTCAGAGGTAGCTGGGGTATTACCGGTAACCAGGGAATTGGTAATTACCAGTCCCTAACCACATTTGCCACAGGACCAACGGCTATACTTAATGGCCAAAAAACAACTACACTTGATCCGTCAAGAATTGGTAACCCTGAATTGAAATGGGAAACTACCGAACAAATAAACTTTGGTGTCGACATGGGATTTTTTGATAACCGTATTTACACCACCTTTGATTTTTACTCAAAAGAAACAAGTGATATGTTGTTAGCACTTCCGGTTCCTTCATCTACCGGATTTAACAATGTGCTACAAAATATCGGAAGTATCCGTAACCGGGGTTTCGAATTCATGCTAGAAACGCGAAACCTCGTGGGAGAGTTCAAATGGAACACCAACTTTAACTTCTCTACCATTAAAAATGAAGTATTGGATTTAGGCCCTATTCCTGAAATTATTCACGCTGGAGCCGGATGGACAAATGGTATTGCTTTGATCAGGGAAGGAGAGCCTTTAAATTCATTCTATGGTTACGAAGTTGAAGGTGTTTGGCAGCTTGACGACGATTTTAGTATTACTACAGATCCTGTAGAACCGGGCGATACAAAATACAAAGACCAGTTAACAGTTGATACTGATGGTGATGGTGTGCCGGATGCAACGGATGGTAAAATTAACGACAACGATCGGGTTATACTCGGAAATTCATTCCCGACATTTACCTGGGGATTATCCAATAATCTTTCATACAAAGGATTTGCGTTAAACTTCTTTTTCGAGGGAGTACATGGAATTGAAATGCTGAATAATAATTTGGTTGATAGCTATTTCCCGGTCAATTTCCGACGAAATAAATTAGCAGAACCATACATGAACAGGTGGACTGCAGATAATCCAACGAATGAATATCCTTCGTTCGTAAATCCAAACGGACAGGGAAATAAAGCAGTTAATACTACAACGGTTGAAGATGCCTCATATATTCGCTTAAAAACCGTTAAGTTGAGTTACAACTTTAAACTGAACAATAAAGTTCTGAAAACAGCAAACGTATATGTTACCGGACAAAACCTGTTTACAATTTCAGATTACTCTGGATTCGACCCATCGACCAACTCAAATGGAAATCCGAGTTTGAAAATTGATTATAATTCATATCCGGTTGCCAGAACCTACATGATTGGTTGTGAAATAGGATTCTAA
- a CDS encoding RagB/SusD family nutrient uptake outer membrane protein, with translation MKKNILYILTLILGLFFTNSCENILEEEVYSELDPDGLFNDVIGAEAVLYAAYAESQLVGWNGKSLLNLEEWCTDIEWETGGGENRTAVLMINFTWDASTEWIRNLMWRGPYRGIRDANTILDNIDESTLAESDKKLIKAEARFVRATEYYYLYNYFGPVPLRTSTSQEMELPRTTEQEMLTFLETEFSEIVSDLPNPGDEKAYGRAHKGAALAFLCKFYLNTKQWQKCADAATDLTDLGYYELYPDYTELFKVENERNKEYIWVHQAVVEGPGNNYINGAFPIGFSIDPKTGFTWTSNMRNWAAQYRLYDSFYNSFEEGDQRKELILSEYINKKGNTVSLLNANNTRSFKWWPDVNAQGNEHGNDIPQIRYSDILLARAEALNELNGPNQESIDLINMVRNRADLGDLQVSDFASKDELRDHILSERGWEFYSERKRRQDLIRHGKFVISAQERGITNAQDYHVRMPIPQVEIDANPMCEQNPGY, from the coding sequence ATGAAAAAGAATATATTATATATACTAACTCTGATCCTCGGACTGTTTTTCACAAACAGTTGCGAAAATATTCTGGAAGAAGAAGTTTATTCCGAATTAGATCCTGATGGATTATTTAATGATGTTATTGGTGCCGAAGCTGTACTTTATGCTGCTTATGCTGAATCTCAGTTGGTGGGGTGGAACGGAAAAAGTTTGTTAAACCTCGAGGAGTGGTGTACAGATATAGAGTGGGAGACCGGTGGTGGTGAAAATCGTACAGCCGTTCTGATGATCAATTTCACATGGGATGCGTCAACAGAGTGGATTAGAAATTTGATGTGGAGAGGACCATACAGAGGGATAAGAGATGCCAATACAATACTCGATAATATCGATGAATCAACTTTGGCCGAATCAGATAAGAAGTTGATAAAAGCCGAAGCACGTTTTGTTAGAGCAACTGAATACTATTACTTGTACAATTATTTTGGACCGGTTCCGTTGCGCACCAGTACAAGCCAGGAGATGGAATTGCCACGTACTACTGAACAAGAGATGTTGACTTTTCTTGAAACTGAATTCTCGGAAATTGTTTCAGATTTGCCCAATCCGGGAGATGAAAAAGCTTATGGACGTGCCCATAAAGGAGCCGCATTAGCATTCTTATGTAAGTTTTATTTAAATACCAAGCAATGGCAAAAATGTGCCGATGCTGCTACTGATTTAACCGATTTGGGATATTATGAACTCTACCCCGATTACACAGAGTTGTTTAAAGTTGAGAACGAACGCAATAAAGAATATATTTGGGTTCACCAGGCTGTGGTTGAAGGACCGGGGAATAATTATATTAACGGAGCGTTTCCGATTGGTTTTTCAATAGATCCCAAAACTGGTTTTACCTGGACTTCGAACATGCGAAACTGGGCTGCTCAATATCGCTTGTACGATTCGTTCTATAATTCTTTTGAAGAGGGGGATCAAAGAAAAGAACTGATATTATCTGAATACATCAATAAAAAAGGAAATACAGTTTCCTTATTGAATGCAAATAATACCCGATCTTTTAAATGGTGGCCCGATGTAAACGCACAGGGAAACGAACACGGTAATGATATTCCACAAATCAGGTACTCCGATATTCTTTTGGCAAGAGCTGAGGCACTTAACGAACTTAACGGGCCAAATCAGGAATCGATCGATTTGATCAATATGGTTAGAAACAGAGCTGATCTGGGCGACCTTCAGGTATCCGATTTTGCTTCTAAAGACGAATTAAGAGATCATATTCTCAGTGAACGAGGTTGGGAGTTTTATAGCGAAAGAAAAAGACGTCAGGATTTGATTCGCCACGGTAAATTCGTTATTTCGGCTCAAGAAAGAGGAATAACAAATGCACAGGACTACCATGTGCGCATGCCAATCCCTCAAGTTGAAATTGATGCCAATCCGATGTGTGAACAAAATCCGGGTTATTAA